Proteins encoded within one genomic window of Salmo trutta chromosome 11, fSalTru1.1, whole genome shotgun sequence:
- the LOC115202459 gene encoding CD209 antigen-like protein B: MQTMDIDDDTSPNKPSVTFSDNFQWWKRPSGVAAVCLGLLCVLLLAGIIGLSVYYGVIDHHCSTERDQQTSYSLLTKEGDQQPTSYNNLTKEGDQLQSSYNTLTKERDQLQNSYNTLTKERDQLQNSYNTLTKERDQLHNSLTTRTKDRDQQQNSLKVMTAERDQLQNSLNIRTTEKNLLQNSLTTKTKEKEQLQNILTTITRERDQLQNNLNTRTTERDQLQNSLNTRTTEKKQLQNSLTTKTKAKDQLQNTLTTIARERDQLQNNLNTRTTERDQLQNSLNTRTTERDQLQNSLNTTASERDQLQNRLRFYQKPCLDGWWRFGTSCYYVSSTMDTGGGGQKACRAMGADDVIINSREEQIFINGFKKNVWIGALKKDGIWKWIDNTPFKPTYWMEGEPNNLNDKVTCVEISQTASDPLKSWKAGPCTSSYWVCEKPFTP, encoded by the exons ATGCAGACCATGGATATTGATGATGACACGTCTCCCAACAAGCCCAGTGTTACATTTTCAG ATAATTTTCAGTGGTGGAAGAGACCCTCCGGAGTTGCTGCCgtgtgtctggggctgctgtgtgttctcctattggctgggatcataggcctgtctgtctact ACGGTGTCATTGATCATCACTGCTCaacagagagagaccaacagaCCAGTTACAGCCTTCTGACTAAAGAAGGAGATCAGCAACCAACCAGTTATAATAACTTGACAAAAGAGGGAGACCAGCTACAGAGCAGTTACAACACcttgactaaagagagagaccagctacagaacagttacaacaccctgactaaagagagagaccagctacagaacagttacaacaccctgactaaagagagagaccagctacataATAGTCTCACCACAAGGACCAAAGACAGGGACCAGCAGCAAAATAGTCTTAAAGTTATGACTGCTGAAAGGGACCAGTTGCAGAATAGTCTAAATATCAGGACCACAGAGAAAAATCTGCTACAGAATAGTCTCACAACCAAAACCAAGGAGAAGGAACAGTTGCAGAATATTCTCACCACAATAACTcgggagagagaccagttacagaatAATCTAAATACCAGgactacagagagagaccagttgcAGAATAGTCTAAATACCAGGacaacagagaaaaaacagctacAGAATAGTCTCACAACCAAAACTAAGGCGAAAGACCAGTTGCAGAATACTCTCACCACAATAGCTCGGGAGAGAGACCAGTTGCAGAATAATCTAAATACCAGGACCactgagagagaccagttacagaacAGTCTAAATACCAGGACCactgagagagaccagttacagaacAGTCTAAATACCACGGCCTctgagagagaccagctacagaacaGGCTTAGGTTCTATC AAAAGCCCTGTCTGGATGGATGGTGGAGGTTTGGCACCAGCTGTTATTATGTCTCCTCCACAATGGACACAGGCGGGGGAGGTCAGAAGGCGTGCAGAGCAATGGGTGCAGATGATGTTATTATAAACAGCAGAGAAGAACAG ATATTTATCAATGGATTTAAGAAGAATGTCTGGATTGGTGCACTTAAAAAAGATGGAATCTGGAAGTGGATTGACAACACACCATTTAAACCTAC CTATTGGATGGAAGGTGAACCAAATAACTTGAATGACAAGGTGACTTGTGTTGAGATCTCACAGACGGCATCAGACCCACTGAAGAGTTGGAAGGCTGGACCATGTACTTCAAGTTACTGGGTGTGTGAAAAACCGTTCACACCGTAG